One segment of Arcanobacterium phocae DNA contains the following:
- the mutM gene encoding bifunctional DNA-formamidopyrimidine glycosylase/DNA-(apurinic or apyrimidinic site) lyase: protein MPELPEVETIRQGLLPYVLDKTVKSVHVLHPRVARMSPVGLDPLVGQTFVSVARRGKYLWLNTEVGALVAHLGMSGQFRINSPSPHVRATLDFTDGSSIDFVDQRTFGHLYPDTLLPTPDGGPGGHGSKLAMIPASVAHIGRDLLDPLCDLTAVAKRVKSGRTEIKRALLNQSIASGIGNIYADEALWEAKTHPQKKTSAMTQRNIEYVYAQAREVMERALAVGGTSFDALYVNVNGESGYFDRSLNAYGKTGLPCRRCGTSIQRIVFMNRSSHLCPACQRRSR from the coding sequence ATGCCAGAGCTACCAGAGGTCGAGACAATAAGGCAAGGGCTATTGCCTTACGTGCTTGATAAAACGGTGAAGTCAGTTCATGTTTTGCACCCGCGAGTGGCACGGATGTCTCCGGTTGGTCTAGATCCGTTAGTAGGGCAAACATTCGTGTCTGTTGCCAGACGCGGCAAGTACCTATGGCTTAATACTGAGGTTGGCGCACTGGTTGCGCACTTAGGAATGTCAGGTCAGTTCCGGATCAATAGTCCATCTCCGCACGTGCGGGCAACTCTTGATTTTACTGATGGGTCAAGTATTGATTTTGTTGATCAACGTACGTTCGGGCACCTGTATCCAGATACATTACTACCTACACCTGATGGCGGTCCCGGCGGGCACGGCAGTAAGCTGGCGATGATTCCCGCAAGTGTAGCTCATATTGGCCGAGATCTTTTGGATCCCTTATGCGATCTGACGGCTGTTGCTAAGCGCGTTAAATCTGGACGAACTGAAATCAAACGTGCGCTCCTGAACCAAAGCATTGCCTCGGGTATCGGGAATATTTATGCCGATGAAGCCCTATGGGAAGCAAAAACACATCCGCAGAAGAAAACGTCGGCGATGACGCAACGAAATATCGAATACGTTTATGCTCAGGCCCGCGAAGTTATGGAACGTGCGCTAGCCGTTGGTGGAACATCGTTTGATGCGCTTTATGTCAATGTGAATGGCGAATCAGGATATTTCGATCGTTCGTTGAATGCGTATGGAAAAACAGGGTTGCCGTGCCGGCGGTGCGGAACGAGTATTCAACGTATCGTTTTTATGAACCGTTCTTCGCATTTATGCCCGGCATGTCAGCGTCGTTCAAGGTAA
- a CDS encoding response regulator yields the protein MIIDDHEVVRRGIAEVVDRANGLQVIAEAGSVAEAIRRAELMIPQVALVDLRLPDGTGIDIIRELRERVPQVKCVVLTSFDDDDALAEALDAGAKAYLLKSVRGAEITDVIKAVADGRVLLDERTVTRRRADHDDPTADLTPSERKVLQLIGDGLSNREIGEKLGVAEKTVKNHITSLLSKMGMQRRTQVAAWVAGQRAAGWRNASN from the coding sequence ATGATTATCGACGATCACGAAGTGGTGCGTCGTGGTATTGCCGAAGTTGTGGATCGGGCAAACGGTCTACAGGTTATTGCTGAGGCGGGTTCCGTAGCGGAAGCTATCCGCCGTGCTGAACTTATGATTCCACAGGTGGCGTTGGTTGATTTGCGTCTGCCAGACGGTACCGGGATAGATATTATCCGCGAATTGCGTGAGCGTGTGCCGCAAGTTAAATGCGTTGTTTTAACGTCGTTTGATGACGACGACGCTCTTGCTGAAGCCCTCGATGCAGGTGCCAAAGCATATTTGCTTAAGTCGGTGCGTGGAGCTGAAATTACCGATGTTATTAAAGCAGTTGCTGATGGTCGTGTGCTACTAGATGAACGTACCGTGACTCGGCGACGTGCCGATCACGATGACCCAACTGCAGATCTGACCCCGTCAGAGCGTAAGGTCCTTCAATTAATCGGAGATGGCCTATCGAACCGGGAAATTGGTGAAAAACTTGGTGTCGCTGAAAAGACTGTCAAGAACCACATCACATCACTGCTATCGAAGATGGGAATGCAACGTCGTACTCAGGTAGCTGCGTGGGTTGCCGGGCAACGAGCAGCCGGGTGGCGCAACGCAAGTAACTGA